Proteins encoded within one genomic window of Procambarus clarkii isolate CNS0578487 chromosome 31, FALCON_Pclarkii_2.0, whole genome shotgun sequence:
- the LOC123758797 gene encoding protein DEK yields the protein MSDDETKQPVEETTDGEKKKDEEVKEKEEEEGEEERQEPKTKDKEDKLDEKEEEETKEEKANEEESMKEEEDNEEEEEEDEEEDEVERKPQKEEVTTTPKKEKDSEVPLYDQPLEMSGKRDRKKVERFVQEAKKEEVEPTGAGVPLGDIPFIDAMITKMQADELKVLHRVAYSRPGSGTEIKKNLRKFNGFPFTKDDKKYQSKLSTVERIIMSELKKILMILGLERSGIKGEIVERLMAFMLDPQDTGKRPPKSVKKGKGPRGRPRKGHDKKRENNTSVNDSGSGGSESGESDSEEQEEEDEEPEEEEEEEKPKKAPRKTPAKKAPAKRAASAKKATPARRSRAAESDDSDSDDEPLAKKVKQPPSDAELKIMVKKILEGANLEEVTMKSVCRQVYDNYPDFDLTHKKVFIKETVKSIIS from the exons ATGTCTGACGACGAGACCAAACAGCCAGTGGAGGAG ACAACAGATGGTGAAAAGAAAAAAGATGAGGAAgttaaggagaaggaggaggaggagggtgaagagGAGCGGCAGGAACCTAAAACTAAAGATAAAGAGGACAAGTTAGAtgaaaaggaggaggaagaaacaaaagaagaaaaaGCAAATGAGGAGGAATCAATGAAAGAAGAGGAAGAtaatgaagaggaggaggaagaggatgaagaagAGGACGAAGTGGAGAGAAAACCCCAAAAAGAGGAAGTAACCACAACACCCAAAAAAGAAAAAGATA GTGAAGTCCCCTTGTACGATCAGCCACTAGAGATGAGTGGCAAGCGGGACAGAAAGAAGGTTGAACGTTTTGTCCAAGAAGCGAAAAAGGAAGAAGTAGAACCTACAGGAGCAGGAGTACCTCTTGGTGACATTCCCTTTATTGATGCCATGATCACT AAAATGCAAGCAGATGAACTTAAAGTTTTACATAGAGTTGCTTACAGTCGACCAGGAAGTGGGactgaaataaagaaaaaccttcgtaaattCAATGGATTTCCCTTCACAAAAGATGACAAAAAATATCAAAGCAAATTAAGCACTGTGGAAAG AATAATAATGTCCGAGCTCAAGAAGATATTGATGATTTTAGGCTTGGAGCGGTCTGGCATCAAAGGAGAGATTGTAGAAAGACTAATGGCGTTCATGCTTGACCCACAGGATACTGGGAAGAGACCTCCGAAATCTGTAAAG AAAGGTAAAGGACCAAGAGGAAGACCAAGGAAAGGGCATGATAAAAAGAGAGAAAACAACACATCTGTGAATGACTCTGGAAGTGGTGGAAGTGAGAGTGGAGAGTCAGACtctgaggagcaggaggaggaagatgaggagcctgaggaggaagaggaggaagaaaagCCTAAGAAGGCACCAAGGAAGACCCCGGCCAAGAAGGCACCAGCAAAGAGAGCAGCATCTGCTAAAAAGGCTACGCCTGCTAGGCGATCCAGAGCTGCAGAGTCTGATGATTCAGACTCTGATGATGAACCATTGGCTAAGAAAGTTAAACAACCTCCCTCA GATGCTGAACTCAAAATAATGGTGAAGAAAATTTTAGAAGGTGCCAATTTGGAAGAAGTGACGATGAAGAGTGTATGTCGACAGGTGTATGATAACTACCCAGACTTTGATCTTACACACAAGAAAGTCTTCATTAAGGAAACTGTGAAATCT ATAATATCGTGA